One window from the genome of Streptomyces sp. NBC_00287 encodes:
- a CDS encoding helix-turn-helix domain-containing protein → MGDSHIDLWSHPALAAAVAAADWGAAFRTYRRLTGLSQTRLGERVGLVQSDVSDIERGRRRVTSADVQQRILSGLEIPARLRSEAERPAPAPVPALALAGPGPDEDLLARVTSVVSTGHRVDAATLDWLDRLLAEHRRAEDEIGSRPLVDVMRQQLRTVVDLYAGARGPLVDRVVRLASEHAQFLAWMAQDQGQPAAALAWYDRSHEWALEAGDANMAATTLSMKAHMAWSGGRGTRCVRLAEAARWSAPGTSLGVQGMAAQMAARGHALNGDADDAERLLDDAQDLICRASEHPEDEPPWMYFYGETWFTLQRGMAALHLRNWRTAVDHLTVGLDALPDEYRRDKTWYRACLAHALAGAGEPAQALTVAAASVSDAAAIGRPHSWNELHTTAAVLLRRGASEGDQLVAALREFD, encoded by the coding sequence ATGGGGGACTCCCACATCGACCTCTGGTCACATCCCGCGCTCGCCGCGGCAGTCGCCGCCGCGGACTGGGGCGCCGCGTTCCGCACCTACCGGAGGCTCACCGGCCTGAGCCAGACAAGGCTCGGTGAACGCGTTGGCCTGGTCCAATCGGACGTGTCAGACATCGAACGCGGCCGACGCCGCGTGACCTCTGCCGACGTGCAGCAGCGGATCCTGTCCGGCCTGGAGATCCCCGCCCGCCTTCGGTCCGAAGCGGAGCGGCCGGCCCCGGCGCCGGTCCCAGCGCTCGCGCTGGCCGGTCCGGGACCCGACGAGGATCTTCTGGCCCGTGTGACCAGCGTCGTCAGCACCGGGCACCGGGTGGATGCCGCCACCCTGGATTGGCTTGACCGGCTCCTGGCTGAGCACCGACGAGCCGAGGACGAGATCGGATCGCGGCCCCTCGTTGACGTGATGCGCCAGCAGCTGCGGACCGTCGTCGACCTGTACGCAGGCGCCCGCGGCCCCCTCGTCGACCGCGTGGTGCGCCTCGCCTCCGAACATGCGCAGTTCCTGGCATGGATGGCGCAGGACCAGGGACAGCCGGCCGCCGCGCTGGCCTGGTACGACCGCAGCCACGAATGGGCGCTGGAGGCCGGAGACGCGAACATGGCCGCCACGACGCTCAGCATGAAGGCGCACATGGCCTGGTCTGGCGGGCGCGGAACGCGCTGCGTGCGGCTCGCTGAGGCGGCGCGCTGGTCGGCCCCGGGCACGTCTCTCGGCGTGCAGGGTATGGCCGCCCAGATGGCCGCCCGCGGGCATGCGCTCAATGGCGATGCTGACGACGCCGAACGGCTCCTGGACGACGCGCAGGACCTGATCTGTCGAGCATCCGAGCACCCGGAGGACGAGCCGCCGTGGATGTACTTCTACGGCGAGACCTGGTTCACCCTGCAACGGGGCATGGCCGCACTACATCTACGGAACTGGCGTACGGCAGTCGACCATCTCACGGTCGGCCTGGACGCGCTGCCGGACGAGTACCGGCGGGACAAGACGTGGTATCGCGCCTGCCTCGCGCATGCACTTGCCGGGGCAGGTGAACCTGCGCAGGCCCTCACGGTGGCCGCGGCAAGCGTGTCTGATGCGGCGGCCATCGGGCGCCCGCACTCATGGAACGAGTTGCATACGACAGCAGCGGTTCTGCTGCGCCGTGGCGCCAGCGAGGGAGACCAGCTGGTCGCTGCACTGCGCGAGTTCGACTGA